One window from the genome of Salmo trutta unplaced genomic scaffold, fSalTru1.1, whole genome shotgun sequence encodes:
- the LOC115181014 gene encoding GTP-binding protein GEM, whose protein sequence is MLLSMRRHSLRLQHQLHRWSISDTGSHLSDSLASPACMSRSKSCSNSAGESDGSRDSWASLDSTDSVISTGSTGNTGGSSRPFRVVLLGARGVGKSAIASIFAGAADSMDSDECELYGDEVCEQTITVDGEKATVILVDNWDSEDEGGSSQDQCIQTGDAYLLVYSITDRSSFLQASELRISLRQHRPAHHTPIILVGNKCDLVRRREVSVTEGRACAAVFDCKFIETSAAMQHNVWPAFHGIVQQLRLRRDTKENNNRRRHTHSHTRCDSIPKKAKRFLDKMVAKNNANVAFRLKSKSCHDLSVL, encoded by the exons ATGCTGTTGAGCATGCGACGACACAGTCTGCGGCTGCAGCACCAACTCCACCGGTGGAGCATCAGTGATACCGGGAGCCACCTATCAGACAGCCTCGCGTCTCCAGCGTGCATGTCCCGCTCCAAATCCTGTTCCAACTCCGCCGGGGAATCGGATGGGAGCCGCGACAGCTGGGCCTCTTTAGACTCCACAGACTCCGTCATCTCCACTGGGTCTACAGGGAATACCGGCGGCAGCTCGAGACCGTTTCGCGTGGTGCTGCTGGGCGCCAGAGGGGTCGGTAAATCCGCGATTGCCAGCATCTTCGCTGGAGCGGCGGACAGCATGGACAGTGACGAGTGCGAGCTATATGGAG ATGAGGTGTGTGAGCAGACCATCACAGTGGATGGAGAGAAAGCCACAGTCATTCTAGTGGACAACTGGGACTCAGAG GATGAGGGAGGCTCGTCTCAGGACCAGTGTATACAGACAGGCGATGCGTACCTGCTGGTCTACTCTATAACTGACCGGTCCTCCTTCCTGCAAGCCTCAGAGCTACGTATATCTCTCCGCCAACACCGCCCTGCCCACCACACGCCAATCATCCTGGTGGGAAACAAGTGTGACTTGGTCCGCCGCAGAGAGGTGTCAGTTACCG AGGGCCGTGCGTGTGCTGCAGTGTTTGACTGTAAGTTCATCGAGACGTCAGCAGCGATGCAACACAACGTCTGGCCAGCCTTCCATGGCATTGTACAGCAGCTACGACTACGCAGAGACACCAAGGAGAACAACAACcgccgcagacacacacactcacacacacgctgcGACAGCATACCCAAGAAGGCCAAACGCTTCCTGGACAAGATGGTGGCCAAGAACAATGCCAACGTCGCATTCCGTCTGAAGTCCAAATCCTGCCATGACCTTTCAGTGCTCTAA